From Bradyrhizobium sp. 4:
CGCGCCGACACATCGGCAGTGCCATCATGCCGGCGACGGCGAGGCGGCGATCCATTTCGAGCAGGAAGGTTGCAACACGCTCCATCGCCGTCTTGCGCCCCAGCAGCAACATGTGATCTTCGGCGTGACGCAGCTCGCCCGCCGTCATGACCCAGAGCTTGCGCGCGACCTGTACGTCGGTGCTGGCGGACCTTTCGAGGCTGGCTCGCTCCACGAGGCGTATGCTGGTGGCGATAATCGCTTCGGCCGCAAGGCGATGCGTCTGGCCGGGTTCGAGGCCGAACACGTCACCGGGAAGATGGAACGCGCCGATCTGACGGCGGCCGTCGGAGAGCAGCTTGTAGCTGCGCACCGCGCCGGAGACGACCTGATAGACATATTCGGCGGGCTCGTCCTCGCCATAGATCTCCTCGTCCTTGCGATAGGAGAACTCGGTGGCAACGAGGCCGGCATGTCCGGCGATCGCGCCGAACTGTTCGGACACGGAACGCGCGGGAGCGATCTTACCGCCGATTTGGGTCTTAATCGCCTGGGTCTTGAGCGTCTGGGTCAGCATCTGCGCCATCTCCGTTGTGATGGTGCATTGGTACGCGGGATCGCGCGATCCGGAAATTTCGAGCGATATCTTAAGGAGGTTTACCTACGGAGAATCCCGTAGGTCAGTGGCCGCGCCTGTCCTGGATGGCGTGGCGGATGCATTTCGCCAGGTTTTCATCGAGGAGCGGCTTCAAAATCACGTCCTTGATCCCTGCCGCCGCTGCCTTTACCGAGATATTTCCGTCGGGATAGCCGGTGATCAGGATCACGGGCCTGTCGGCGTCGGATTGGCGCAGCCGCCAGGCCAACTCGATGCCATTGATGTCAGGCATCTTGTAGTCGATCACGTAGCAGTCCGCGCCGGGCGGGGTCGTCGCATTGAGCAGCGCCGGAGCGCTCCTGAAGGTCTGCACGGCAAAGCCCTCGGTTTCCAGCAGGAAGCGCAGGGATCCCAGCACCGCGGCATCGTCGTCGACCACGTAGACGGTGGGCTTTGCCGATGCGCCTGGGGGCCGCTGATGGGGCGAGCCGATCTCGATCATGCCTGCGTGGCTATCACAGGCCCGCACAAGTGCCTTGACCTGCCTCAATCCTTCAGCATGCCGGCGCGCATCGCCAGCCGGACCAGTTCCGAGAGGCTGTTGGCCTGCATCTTGGTCATCACATTGGCCCGGTAGACCTCGATCGTGCGCGGGCTGATGTCGTATTCGCGGGCGATCAGCTTATTGGAGAGACCTGCGATCAGCCCCTCCATGATCTGGTGCTCGCGCGGGCTCAACGAGGCCACACGGGCGGCCATATCCTGCGCGATAGCCTCGTTCTTGGCGACCGGTTCGGCCCGGCGGATCGCGGCCTCGATCATGGTGACGAGGCGGTCGTCCTCGAACGGCTTTTCCAGGAAGTCGACCGCACCAAGCTTCATCGCTTCGACTGCGAGCGGCACGTCGCCGTGACCGGTCATGATCACGATCGGGAACGGACTGTGCTGCGCCTTCATGCACTTGAGAAGCTCGATTCCGTCAACGCCCGGCATGCGGATGTCCGAGACTACGCAGC
This genomic window contains:
- the fixJ gene encoding response regulator FixJ: MTTKGHVYVIDDDEAMRDSLNFLLDSCGFGVTLFDNAQGFLGALPGLAFGCVVSDIRMPGVDGIELLKCMKAQHSPFPIVIMTGHGDVPLAVEAMKLGAVDFLEKPFEDDRLVTMIEAAIRRAEPVAKNEAIAQDMAARVASLSPREHQIMEGLIAGLSNKLIAREYDISPRTIEVYRANVMTKMQANSLSELVRLAMRAGMLKD
- a CDS encoding response regulator, with product MIEIGSPHQRPPGASAKPTVYVVDDDAAVLGSLRFLLETEGFAVQTFRSAPALLNATTPPGADCYVIDYKMPDINGIELAWRLRQSDADRPVILITGYPDGNISVKAAAAGIKDVILKPLLDENLAKCIRHAIQDRRGH
- a CDS encoding helix-turn-helix domain-containing protein, which codes for MLTQTLKTQAIKTQIGGKIAPARSVSEQFGAIAGHAGLVATEFSYRKDEEIYGEDEPAEYVYQVVSGAVRSYKLLSDGRRQIGAFHLPGDVFGLEPGQTHRLAAEAIIATSIRLVERASLERSASTDVQVARKLWVMTAGELRHAEDHMLLLGRKTAMERVATFLLEMDRRLAVAGMMALPMCRRDIGDYLGLTLETVSRALSQLHAKRILGFSGARQIVLHNRQRLHNLDA